Part of the Nicotiana sylvestris chromosome 5, ASM39365v2, whole genome shotgun sequence genome is shown below.
atatattatcatttatacttataaaaatttGTAGGCATATATTTATAATATTAACTTTTAAATTTTGATAATTATttcatttaaaatttaatttgACTGTATAATTATATTTGTGCAACCAAACAGTAAATTTGTAATTACATTGTAATTATACTATGACAAACAAACAGGTCGTCGTAATTACACAACTATATAATTACTAGACTGTATAATTACTACTCTAATAATTATACCAATTCCAATTAACAGGTTGCTTTCCAAACAGACTCTTACTGTTTAGACGAGGGATTAAAACTAGGAAATTCTAATGTTGCTTTCAAGTCTTTTGTCACGCAACGTAAATGTAGTAAAATATGATAGTTTCCAGCAATCGAGGGGCTTTTTTGGCCTTTCTCTAGAAGGTTGGTCCCTGACGACATTAATGCAAAAAAATAATTGGAGAAACTATTAATTATATTTggattaaaatttaaaaacatagtacagtaattattttatttggagtaatagaaaaacaaaaaggaaaaagctGAGCAATATGGCTTTTCCACTACTCTAAATAATTCTTGGGAACCATTAAAGCAAAAACTCAAAAAGAGCCAAAGGGGAAAAGGAAGGAGAATACTCTAAAGGCTCTTTCCTTTTATTCTGCACTCAATTCTGCTTAAGATTTGTTGAAAGCACATAGAAAAAGGGGAAAACCCCTTTTATTAATTGGACTCAAATTGATCCATTGATTGTTAACTGATTGATTGAAAGATCGATTCTTGTTCTGGGTTATATTTGATTTCAATTTAACAAGAGAAAAAAATGGTGTCAGCAAATAAGGAAATGGTTGTTTACTGCTTTGATACATTGGTGGCTCACTACAACAAAGAACAGCCGCCTCCTCCTGCTTTTGATGAGGGTGAACAGTATGTTACTTTTtccttttccccttttcttttagcctaAAAATAGAGACACCCACATCTCTATTCTTGCAAAATCTGGTCCTTTTTTACTTTTCAATACATGGGGTATTTTGAAATTTAATATACATGATGTGTAAAAATTTCTTTACTATCCTTTTGGGATATAGAGTGGAAAATAGACAACATTGTACCTGGGTATGTGCAATTTCTCTATTTTTAGATTGGAATGAATTAGATTGTTTTGTGCTAGTTGTTTAGTTGAGTGTTTTACTGTGGATCAGTTTACATTCTTGGTTGCATGTGCTTTCGAGATGTGATTTTTTACTTTTATCGAAGAGGAGCGTTGGAGCAACTGTAAAGTTGTCTCGGTGTGATTTATAGGTCACAGATTCGAGCTGGATTCGAGATGTAGAAACCGCCACTATGCCCTTTTCGAAACGAAATTCACCCAAATTAATTAGCTATTTCGTTAATTAATTGTATTAAAGTATAACAAACACTATTTCCTTTTTATTGTAGtactttttttctttatctttcttttttcttctttttttcttttctactcttttCCCCCCTTTTTCGTTCTCCCATATCATATCCGATTTCCTCCATTGCTGATGCCTTCTCCATTTTCCATTTTCGTCACCAATTTCACTTGACAAAATGCATGAATTTCTGCCTTCACCCATTTAACACCACCAAAAATGGGAAAAGGGGAAAAAGAGaagaatagaaaaaaaagaaagaaaagagaaaggtaaagaaaaaaaaagcgcTAATAAAAAGGAAATAATGTTTGTAATACACTTTAATACAATTAATTAACAAAATAGCTAATTGGTTTGGGTGTATATGGACCAATTGTGACCATAAGGGCATATATGGACCAACTATGTGACTATATGGGCATATATGGACCAACTATGTGACGGTAAGGGCATTCTTGAGCTAAAGTGTTTACAAAGGGCAAATGTACTCAATTTTGTATGGTACAGGGGCATATTTGGACCTTTTCCGCTTTTCAAATAGGATTTTATGTAGGGAACTTCTTTTTCGACATATGGGAAGCTTCCTTTTCCATATAATTTCCCCTACTTGTAGTCTTTAATCTTCCTTATAATGTTTAAGGTTTGTGGCTCTGAAACTTGATCTGTTTTAACTCTCTCTATATTATCTTCACTGCAAAATGTAGCTGAGGGTctcccggaaacagcctctctaccccttcggggtaggggtaaggtctgcgtacactataccctccccagaccccactgatGGGATTTTACTAGGTTGATGTTGTTGTGTAAAATGTTTTTAAGTCTAGTGTTGATAAGCTGCCTGTCAGTTCTGTACTGGTAAGGCTTTATTATTTTCCCTTTTGTATACTAACCAAAATGCTAGCGTTAGTCTTACTGGTAAGGCTTTATTATTTTCCCTTTTGTATACTAACCAAAATGCTAGCGTTAGtcttaatctttcatttgaaactTATAAAATGCCAAACCAATGCGAAAATTATTTTGAATGCTTTGTTCTCCTGTGGCCCAAATGCATTTCAGTCCATTATTTGTAACTTGGAAGAAAGCAGTGAATGGTGGGGAGCCTCGGTTGCGAGGATGCATTGGCACTCTGGAAGCTCGCTGCATTGTTAATGGTTTTAGGGATTATGCTCTGACAAGGTAAATTACAAGTGAAGTTCTTATATTTGCGGAGCTGTCTTTTTACTTTTTGTAATAATATTTCATGTTTGGTAGCTAATACGGATGAATAAGATTAAGATAATTATGTGATGAGAGTTTCTTGCATGAGTGTTGATTATTAGTGGCAGAAGGATAACAGGCTTGTTCGACTTGggtatgtttttttaaaaaaactttatTTTAATCGATCAGACacttcttgagcttctgaaagcatTCTATTTGCAGACTGCTGTAGTACTTCATAATGATTCAGTATGTGCTATAaaggatttttctttttttgataggTAAGTATGTGATATAAAGATATTTGATCTGTATACAGTTAACTCTTGAGATTGTTGCACTTTCATCTCTTCAGATTTCACTGTTTCTCTTCAAATGACATTTTAcatttccttttccttctctttgTTTGTTTTGAGACCATAAATTTGTCATGCTTAAGTTCTGAAAGTAAGTGATTTTGATCATGCCTATATTAAAGCTTGTTATATCCTGTGACACTATATCAGTATTTGTACTGACGTTTGAATTCATTTGCAGTGCCCTCAGGGACCGTCGTTTCCCCCCAATACAGGCTAAAGAGTTACCTACTTTACAGTGTACAGTTTCAATTCTAACTAATTATGAAACTGCAGCTAACTACCTAGACTGGGAGGTACTACTTTTGAACTTACTCTGATTCTTAAAGCAAAGTGGAAATGTACATGCTTTTATGCTTGACGTGCATGTTTATTGATAGTGCATTGGCTTTGCGGAGCAAATTAATGAGCACCAAATGATTTCAAATAAGAAGCAAATACTGCGATAAATAGACTGCTAGATTGCACTTATATGAATGGTGTTGAATCATTGCATGCATTTTTTAGTTTCTAAGACATCATATTGTACTTGGATGAGATGACAGAACTTAGTTTTGTTTGGACGTTGGTGCTCTTGGAAATTTGAATCACAACCATGACAATCAAATATATCTTTGAACTTGTATAAACACCCCCGACATGTAAATCGGTAAAGCTCGGATCAAAGGTGTCTTTCCTCATTTGCTGCCTCGCGAGAATCCGGATTCTGAAAACAAATGTCGGAAGCCTTTTTACATTTTCAAAGTCTCCTCTTGATTTTTAGCTGAATGATCAGACATATGACTTCTGTATGTATTTGTGCATGGGTAAGGTGATCACTATTCACTAGTGCGTAAATCCTCATTATTGACAATCCTCATACCCAGAAGCTAAAAGTAGCTGGGTTGAGGATGAtgaggtggatgtgtgggcatacccGGTTGGATAAGATtggaatgaagttattcgggaaAAGGTAGAAGTGACCCCTGTGGAGAATAAGATGCGGGAGGCGAGGtagagatggttcgggcatgttaagaAGAGAAGTTTAGAAGGTGCGAGCAGTTAGCCTTGGTGGGTAGCATGAGGGTTAGAGGTAGGCTTAAGAAGTCTTAAGGAGAGGTTATTAGGCGGGACATGGCGCAACTGGAGCTGATTGAAGACATGACCCTAGAgaggagggtgtggaggtcaaCGATTAGGGTAGAAGGTCTATAGATAGTTGAACGTTTCTCTTTGTCTTGCTCAGTTTGCTAGCATTAGTGTTAGTATGATATCTTTTATCCATAGATGACTATTACTATCTAGAGTTTGACTCCATTCTTGGATTCAATCTTATTTCATCTTGTTGTTATTCCTACTTGTTGTAATGACCTTTTTTTTTCCAATCGTTCtctagccgagggtctatcgaaaatacTCTCTGCCCTTCTAGGGGTAgggggtaagactgcgtacatcttaacctccctagaccccacttgtgggaaactactgggtttgttgttgtgaGTTGCTCCGACACGGCAGTCTAGGTGCTGTACCCGTGTCGACACGACACTAGTATGGGTGTGAGTGTGGGGTCCGTACCGAATCTGGTCAAAtaattttgggtactttgacTAAAAATTTGAGGCGAGATACAATTTGATTCTCGAAATCAAAACCAAAATTGGGGAAAAAAATAGCTTACCGTATCTAGGAAATCAGTCCTTTAATTATCTACAAccttgaaaataaaaaagaaatctaCACTTTACAAGCTATGCTTAAGTATTCCTCGAAAATTTCTCAAaatttagagatatttttatatttttgaattatttttagccaGATCCCCACACCCGTATCCCTACCCGTTCTAGGATCCGTATTCCCGAATCTTAGAATTTACATCTCGAAGGATCCGACCTCTAGATCCGCACCCGTATCGGACACCCGCACccgtgtccgagcaacttagTTCACAATATTAGCTACCAGCATCTCGAAAGATCCGACCTCTAGATCCGCACCCGTATCGGACACCCGCACCCGTGTCCGAGCAACTTGGTTCACAATATTATCTACCAGCATTTCTTCCCAACAGTGTGTTTCTCTCTTGTTGGC
Proteins encoded:
- the LOC104220163 gene encoding uncharacterized protein At2g38710, with amino-acid sequence MVSANKEMVVYCFDTLVAHYNKEQPPPPAFDEGEHPLFVTWKKAVNGGEPRLRGCIGTLEARCIVNGFRDYALTSALRDRRFPPIQAKELPTLQCTVSILTNYETAANYLDWEVGTHGIIIEFTDPNYNTKRNATYLPEVAAHEGWTVIEAIDSLIRKAGYEGPITESLRKRIRLTRYQSTLFTMHYSEYVAYVKNTRGLTPAINGVKP